The following proteins are co-located in the Chryseobacterium daecheongense genome:
- the nadD gene encoding nicotinate (nicotinamide) nucleotide adenylyltransferase, translating into MKKIGLFFGSFNPIHIGHLILANYILENSNMEELWFVVSPQNPFKDKKSLLKDHNRLDMVQAAIKNYPNMRASNVEFSLPRPSYTIDTLTYLNEKYPDHSFSLIMGEDNLQGLHKWKNSETLLKNHHIIVYPRIFEGEKKDSEYVQHENISFIKAPIIEISATEIRHMIKEGKNVRPMLPPEVFEYLDGSSFYK; encoded by the coding sequence ATGAAAAAAATCGGTTTATTCTTCGGATCTTTCAATCCTATACATATTGGACATCTTATTCTTGCGAATTATATTCTGGAAAATTCAAATATGGAAGAATTATGGTTTGTTGTAAGTCCTCAAAATCCTTTTAAGGATAAGAAATCATTGCTTAAAGATCATAATCGACTGGATATGGTACAGGCAGCGATTAAAAATTACCCGAACATGAGGGCTTCCAATGTGGAGTTTTCTTTACCCAGACCAAGTTATACTATTGACACTCTGACGTATCTCAATGAAAAATACCCTGATCATTCATTCAGCTTGATTATGGGAGAGGACAATTTGCAGGGACTCCATAAATGGAAAAATTCCGAAACTTTATTAAAGAATCACCATATTATTGTTTATCCACGAATTTTTGAAGGCGAGAAAAAAGATTCTGAGTATGTACAACACGAAAATATTTCTTTTATCAAAGCCCCTATCATTGAAATTTCTGCAACCGAAATTCGCCATATGATCAAGGAAGGTAAAAATGTGCGGCCTATGCTCCCTCCTGAGGTTTTTGAATATTTGGATGGTAGTAGTTTTTATAAGTAA
- the recJ gene encoding single-stranded-DNA-specific exonuclease RecJ — MSQKWIYRPEPDEEVVDRLSSSLGFGTFESKLLVLRGIDNYQKAREFFKPNLTDIHSPFLMADMQKAVERIATAIENGEKILVYGDYDVDGTTAVALMYLYLSKIVQKKYLDYYIPDRNSEGYGISTEGIDFAKENGFSLIIALDCGIKAIDMINYAQNLGVDFIICDHHLPGEEIPNAVAVLDPKRSDCRYPFKELSGCGVGFKLCQGLNTIYKIPDSELFELTDLLAISIAADIVSMTGENRVLAKMGLKTLRKTRNLGLRLLIPEDKLSHFEISNIVFEIAPKINAAGRISHGKAAVELMVSDNLKHAHQIVSDIMGLNDERRELDMNSTLSALNQIIESQQETNLTTIVYHPEWNKGVIGIVASRLIETYYKPTLVFTDGNNGEMVASARSVSDFDVHEALDMCSEYFLKFGGHHAAAGLSMEKSKFEAFKEKFEKVVAEKIQEHQKESSIIIDSEIEIDDINREFINFHRKLAPFGPHNMKPILTLRNQKLSGYIKTMGKDNNHVKFYIKQESTGRNIECVGFKLGQFSEDFRNKHFDLAFTLEENHWKGNVTHYLNIKDVKFRD; from the coding sequence ATGAGTCAAAAATGGATTTACAGACCTGAACCCGATGAGGAAGTTGTAGACAGATTAAGTTCGTCACTTGGTTTCGGAACTTTTGAATCTAAACTTCTCGTTCTTAGAGGAATTGACAATTATCAAAAGGCAAGAGAATTTTTTAAGCCCAATCTCACTGATATACATAGTCCGTTTTTAATGGCTGATATGCAAAAAGCTGTAGAGCGTATTGCAACAGCTATCGAGAATGGTGAAAAAATATTGGTTTATGGAGATTATGATGTAGATGGAACAACTGCTGTTGCGCTGATGTATTTATACCTCAGCAAAATAGTTCAGAAAAAATATCTTGATTATTATATTCCGGACAGAAACTCTGAGGGATACGGTATTTCAACAGAAGGGATAGATTTTGCAAAGGAAAATGGATTTTCTTTGATTATAGCTCTGGATTGTGGGATCAAAGCAATTGATATGATTAATTATGCGCAGAATTTAGGCGTTGATTTTATTATTTGTGACCACCACTTACCAGGAGAAGAAATTCCTAATGCAGTTGCCGTATTAGATCCTAAAAGAAGTGATTGCAGATATCCTTTCAAAGAGCTTTCAGGGTGCGGAGTTGGCTTTAAATTATGCCAGGGTCTAAATACAATCTACAAAATACCGGATTCGGAGTTGTTTGAATTAACCGATTTGCTTGCAATTTCTATTGCTGCAGATATTGTCTCAATGACCGGAGAAAACAGGGTTCTGGCCAAAATGGGTTTAAAAACCCTTCGAAAAACAAGAAATTTAGGATTAAGACTCTTAATTCCCGAAGATAAACTTTCCCATTTTGAAATTTCAAACATTGTTTTTGAAATTGCTCCAAAGATCAATGCTGCCGGTAGAATTTCTCATGGAAAAGCAGCTGTAGAACTTATGGTTTCAGATAATCTGAAACATGCGCATCAGATTGTAAGTGACATTATGGGACTTAATGATGAAAGACGGGAACTCGATATGAATTCGACGCTTTCGGCACTTAATCAAATTATTGAATCTCAACAGGAAACCAATCTGACAACGATTGTTTACCATCCTGAGTGGAATAAAGGTGTTATTGGAATCGTAGCATCCAGACTCATTGAGACTTATTACAAACCCACTTTGGTTTTTACAGATGGTAACAACGGAGAAATGGTTGCTTCCGCAAGATCAGTTTCTGATTTCGATGTTCATGAGGCGTTGGATATGTGCTCAGAGTACTTTTTGAAATTTGGAGGACATCATGCTGCAGCGGGACTTTCAATGGAAAAATCAAAATTCGAGGCCTTTAAGGAAAAATTCGAAAAGGTGGTCGCTGAAAAGATTCAGGAACACCAGAAAGAATCATCGATCATTATAGATTCTGAAATAGAAATTGATGATATCAACCGCGAGTTTATAAATTTCCATAGAAAACTTGCACCCTTTGGTCCACATAATATGAAACCCATCCTCACTTTAAGAAACCAGAAATTATCGGGTTATATAAAAACAATGGGGAAAGATAATAACCACGTGAAATTTTATATTAAACAGGAATCCACCGGTAGAAATATAGAATGCGTTGGTTTTAAATTGGGGCAATTCTCTGAAGACTTCAGAAATAAACATTTCGATCTCGCATTTACTCTGGAAGAAAATCACTGGAAAGGAAATGTAACACACTACCTGAATATAAAGGATGTGAAGTTTAGGGACTAA
- a CDS encoding ferritin-like domain-containing protein, producing MKKTINVSSQGATLDTGRRNFLKLGGIGLAMAGLALVGCDDNDDFQMTDGQVFDLGKGDVGVLNYAYALEQLEADFYTKVVNSFYSGISTIEKELFTDLYHHELIHRDFFKAAISGVTANVLPKLEFQYPGVNFNNRSSVLATAKALEDTGVAAYNAAGKYITDPNYLVIAGKIVSVEARHASAIRNLINPGSADFSGDDVIDANGLDVAKEPKDVVMAAGGFIKTPFTWKERGIN from the coding sequence ATGAAAAAGACGATTAATGTTTCTAGCCAGGGAGCCACACTGGATACCGGTAGAAGAAATTTCTTAAAACTCGGCGGCATTGGACTTGCCATGGCAGGTCTTGCATTAGTAGGCTGTGATGATAATGATGATTTTCAAATGACAGACGGCCAGGTATTCGACCTTGGTAAAGGCGATGTCGGGGTATTGAATTATGCTTATGCTCTTGAGCAGCTCGAAGCAGATTTCTATACTAAAGTTGTTAACAGTTTTTATTCAGGTATTTCAACCATTGAAAAAGAATTATTTACTGACCTCTATCATCACGAATTAATCCATCGGGATTTCTTTAAAGCTGCAATATCAGGAGTTACTGCTAATGTACTGCCAAAGCTTGAATTTCAATATCCGGGTGTGAATTTTAATAACAGAAGTTCAGTATTAGCTACTGCTAAGGCTTTGGAAGATACAGGTGTTGCTGCGTATAATGCAGCAGGAAAGTATATTACGGATCCTAATTATTTAGTAATTGCAGGGAAAATAGTTTCTGTGGAAGCAAGACATGCTTCTGCGATCAGAAATCTTATCAATCCCGGATCTGCTGATTTTTCAGGGGATGATGTGATTGATGCCAATGGATTGGATGTGGCAAAAGAGCCAAAAGATGTTGTAATGGCTGCAGGAGGATTTATAAAGACACCTTTTACCTGGAAAGAAAGAGGCATTAACTAA
- a CDS encoding ferritin-like domain-containing protein codes for MNILKLLDRFSDDKFFTTEASRLETITNLSAFGKKAAIASVPLGLGVAMSTPAKAENRNTTPVTGSFLKSTLTDALQLALTLEYLENEYYSIGLSTASLIPNADRTVFMQISKHESAHVGFLKSTLTSLGVTPASKPTFDFTAGGNFTPFTDYNQFLVLAQAFEDTGVRAYKGQAGNVMSNKVVLQAALQIHSVEARHASQVRRMRGNKGWIELANGGNMPSATNPVYAGEDNTNQAGYNTSTAFGAAAGSAAYDEILSGSDATAIASLFIV; via the coding sequence ATGAACATTCTTAAATTACTAGATAGATTTTCTGATGATAAATTCTTTACAACAGAAGCATCAAGATTAGAGACCATTACAAATCTTTCAGCATTTGGAAAAAAAGCAGCTATTGCTTCGGTTCCTCTGGGCTTAGGAGTCGCAATGTCAACTCCGGCGAAAGCTGAAAACCGAAATACAACACCAGTTACAGGAAGCTTTTTAAAAAGTACTTTAACCGATGCGTTACAACTGGCCCTGACGCTGGAATACTTAGAAAATGAATATTACAGTATTGGACTATCTACAGCAAGTTTAATTCCTAATGCTGACCGTACCGTTTTTATGCAAATCTCTAAACATGAGTCTGCACATGTTGGTTTCTTGAAAAGTACATTAACTTCTTTGGGAGTTACACCCGCATCGAAACCTACTTTTGACTTTACGGCGGGAGGTAATTTTACTCCGTTTACAGATTATAATCAGTTTCTTGTTCTGGCGCAAGCCTTTGAAGATACGGGCGTTAGAGCCTATAAGGGACAGGCAGGAAATGTAATGTCTAATAAAGTAGTATTACAGGCTGCTTTACAAATTCACTCTGTAGAAGCCAGACATGCTTCGCAAGTAAGAAGAATGAGAGGAAATAAAGGGTGGATTGAACTGGCCAACGGAGGAAACATGCCGTCTGCAACAAACCCTGTGTACGCGGGTGAGGATAATACAAATCAAGCCGGATACAATACTTCAACTGCATTTGGAGCTGCAGCAGGTTCTGCTGCTTACGATGAAATTTTAAGTGGTAGTGATGCAACAGCAATTGCATCTTTATTTATTGTGTAG